In Nocardioides sp., the following proteins share a genomic window:
- a CDS encoding DNA-3-methyladenine glycosylase — protein sequence MSHASALLELLSGPVLTAAPALLGATLTANGVTIRLTEVEAYDGANDPGSHAYRGPTARNEVMFGPPGHLYCYFIYGMHHCMNVVCAPEGTASAVLLRAGEVVDGIARARERRRGAGDRDLARGPARLCQALDLDRGSNGISVLGPEVRLRLPPARRGRSRRVLASACAPRQIAGGGSGWRGNSASVPTVRPQSAGHKRASDLRERRRFASRSRDA from the coding sequence ATGAGCCACGCGTCCGCCCTGCTCGAACTCTTGAGTGGTCCGGTCCTCACGGCTGCTCCGGCGTTGCTGGGCGCGACGCTCACGGCGAACGGCGTAACGATCCGCCTTACCGAGGTCGAGGCGTACGACGGCGCGAACGACCCGGGGTCGCATGCCTATCGCGGTCCGACGGCTCGCAACGAGGTGATGTTCGGCCCGCCGGGACACCTCTATTGCTACTTCATCTACGGAATGCATCACTGCATGAACGTGGTGTGCGCACCGGAGGGCACCGCATCGGCCGTCTTGCTGCGCGCCGGCGAGGTGGTGGACGGGATCGCGCGAGCGCGTGAGCGACGCCGAGGGGCGGGTGATCGCGACCTTGCCCGTGGACCTGCACGTCTGTGCCAGGCACTCGACCTGGACCGCGGGAGCAATGGCATCTCAGTTCTCGGCCCCGAGGTTCGACTCCGTCTTCCCCCGGCCCGCAGGGGACGATCGCGACGGGTCCTCGCGTCGGCTTGCGCGCCGCGCCAGATCGCCGGTGGCGGTTCTGGTTGGAGGGGGAACTCAGCGTCAGTCCCTACCGTCCGGCCACAGTCCGCCGGCCACAAAAGGGCCTCTGACCTGCGCGAACGCCGACGATTTGCCTCGCGTTCACGAGACGCCTAA
- the argH gene encoding argininosuccinate lyase, whose product MSSTKTGALWGGRFAGGPSPELEALSRSTHFDWRLTPYDLAGSRAHANALHRAGLLTDSDHAELLRGLDALGDRYASGELLPDPSDEDVHGALERLLIAEVGADVGGRIRAGRSRNDQIATLFKAFLRDHARTISALTLDLAEALTEQARGHLDVIMPGRTHLQHAQPVLLSHHLLAHVWPLLRDVQRLADWEARVSADSPYGSGALAGSSLGLDPEAVAAELGFSGSSANSIDGTAARDFVAEFAFVTAMIGVDISRLAEEVILWSTAEFGFVRLHDSWSTGSSIMPQKKNPDIAELARGKSGRLIGNLTGLLATLKGLPLAYNRDLQEDKEPVFDSVDTLEVLLPAVTGMVATLTFDGARMAELAPRGFSLATDIAEWLVRNEVPFREAHELAGACVRACEERGLGLHELTDEQYAEISPHLTPDVRSVLSITGSVASRDGRGGTAPSRVRDQVAEAIALIAAHRDRTT is encoded by the coding sequence ATGAGCAGTACGAAGACCGGTGCACTGTGGGGCGGGCGGTTCGCTGGCGGACCGTCGCCCGAACTCGAGGCACTGTCTCGCTCCACGCATTTCGACTGGCGTTTGACCCCGTACGACCTCGCGGGCTCACGAGCCCACGCGAATGCGTTGCACCGTGCGGGACTGCTCACCGACTCCGACCATGCCGAACTCCTACGAGGACTGGACGCGCTGGGTGACCGCTATGCCAGCGGCGAACTCCTACCGGATCCGAGCGACGAAGACGTGCACGGGGCGCTCGAACGCCTGCTCATCGCCGAAGTCGGTGCCGACGTCGGTGGTCGCATCCGCGCAGGCCGTTCGCGCAATGACCAGATCGCCACGCTCTTCAAGGCGTTCCTACGCGACCATGCACGCACGATCAGTGCCCTCACACTCGACCTGGCCGAGGCCCTGACCGAGCAGGCACGCGGCCACCTCGATGTGATCATGCCGGGACGGACTCACTTGCAGCACGCGCAGCCCGTACTCTTGTCGCACCACCTCCTGGCTCACGTCTGGCCGCTGCTTCGCGACGTACAACGCCTGGCGGATTGGGAAGCACGTGTCTCTGCGGACTCGCCGTACGGCTCGGGCGCGCTCGCGGGTTCGTCGCTCGGCCTGGATCCCGAGGCGGTAGCCGCCGAACTCGGGTTCTCCGGATCCTCGGCCAACTCCATCGACGGCACCGCCGCGCGTGACTTCGTCGCCGAGTTCGCCTTCGTCACGGCCATGATCGGCGTCGATATCAGCCGTCTGGCCGAAGAAGTGATCCTCTGGTCGACTGCCGAGTTCGGGTTCGTACGACTCCACGACTCCTGGTCGACGGGGTCGAGCATCATGCCCCAGAAGAAGAACCCCGACATTGCTGAGTTGGCACGTGGCAAGTCAGGTCGCCTCATCGGGAATCTGACCGGTCTGCTTGCCACGCTCAAAGGCCTCCCACTGGCGTACAACCGCGATCTTCAGGAGGACAAGGAGCCCGTCTTCGACAGCGTCGACACCCTGGAGGTCTTGTTGCCGGCCGTGACCGGGATGGTCGCCACGCTGACCTTCGACGGCGCCCGGATGGCTGAGCTGGCACCCCGGGGCTTCTCGCTGGCCACCGACATCGCCGAGTGGCTGGTCCGCAACGAGGTTCCGTTCCGAGAAGCGCACGAGCTCGCGGGCGCTTGCGTACGCGCGTGCGAGGAGCGCGGACTCGGACTGCACGAACTCACGGATGAGCAGTACGCCGAGATCTCCCCTCACCTGACACCAGACGTACGCTCGGTGCTCTCGATCACGGGATCAGTGGCGTCTCGTGACGGAAGAGGCGGGACGGCGCCGTCGCGCGTACGCGATCAGGTCGCCGAAGCGATCGCGCTCATCGCGGCCCATCGAGACCGGACGACATGA
- a CDS encoding arginine repressor, with product MSEPSSTAHTKSARHALIVDVVTQQEVRSQADLADLLDGRGVHVTQATLSRDLVELDAVKVRGASGALVYAVPGEGGDRTPTLPHDSAAGAQRLARLSAELLVSAEASGNLVVLRTPPGAAQFLASAFDKAELHDVLGTIAGDDTVLVISRDPKGGAELAARFLAQAERDRGEA from the coding sequence GTGAGCGAACCTTCCAGCACGGCACACACCAAGAGCGCACGTCATGCGCTGATCGTCGACGTCGTCACCCAGCAGGAGGTGCGCTCTCAGGCGGACCTGGCCGACCTGCTCGATGGCCGCGGGGTCCACGTCACCCAGGCCACCTTGTCGCGTGACCTGGTCGAACTCGATGCCGTCAAGGTCCGCGGGGCCTCAGGCGCCCTGGTGTACGCCGTCCCGGGTGAAGGGGGTGACCGTACGCCGACGCTGCCTCACGACAGTGCGGCCGGCGCCCAGCGGCTCGCCCGGTTGAGCGCTGAGCTGCTGGTTAGTGCCGAAGCCAGCGGCAACCTCGTGGTCTTGCGTACGCCTCCCGGGGCGGCCCAGTTCCTGGCCTCGGCTTTCGACAAGGCCGAACTCCACGACGTCCTTGGCACCATCGCGGGCGACGACACCGTGCTGGTCATCAGCCGGGACCCCAAGGGTGGCGCGGAGTTGGCTGCGAGATTCTTGGCTCAGGCCGAACGTGACAGGGGAGAGGCATGA
- the argF gene encoding ornithine carbamoyltransferase, with product MRHFLADDDLTPTEQADVLSLAARLKAAPYDFKPLQGPRTVACIYDKHTLRTQASFAAAIAELGGFALQVDGNLAEIGVRESVRDVARVLGRQASMIVWRTYAQEDLEEMGDYAGVPVVNALTDDFHPCQLLADLLTVKEHKGELAGLRVAFVGDGACNMGNSWMVAGATAGMHIRVSAPPGHNPTDAMVSRAQAIANRTGGSVALVADPGEAVADADVVVTDTWVSMGKEQEKEARIAAFGSYSVTPDLLAQAKPDAIVMHCLPAYRGLEIAADVIDGPQSVVWDEAENRRHAQKAIIAWLLHHYATPLGADE from the coding sequence ATGAGGCACTTCCTCGCCGATGACGATCTGACGCCGACCGAGCAGGCCGACGTACTCTCGCTCGCGGCCCGGCTCAAGGCCGCGCCGTACGACTTCAAGCCGCTGCAAGGCCCGCGCACCGTGGCGTGCATCTACGACAAGCACACGCTGCGAACCCAGGCGTCGTTCGCCGCCGCCATCGCTGAGCTCGGAGGTTTCGCCCTCCAGGTCGACGGCAACCTCGCGGAGATCGGCGTACGCGAATCCGTGCGCGACGTCGCGCGCGTGCTCGGTCGCCAGGCGTCGATGATCGTGTGGCGCACGTACGCCCAAGAGGATCTTGAGGAGATGGGCGACTACGCGGGCGTACCTGTGGTCAACGCGCTGACGGACGACTTCCACCCCTGCCAACTGCTCGCCGATCTGCTCACCGTCAAGGAGCACAAGGGCGAACTGGCGGGCCTCCGTGTCGCCTTCGTCGGCGACGGCGCGTGCAATATGGGCAACTCCTGGATGGTCGCCGGTGCCACTGCCGGCATGCACATCCGGGTGAGTGCGCCACCAGGACACAACCCCACCGACGCGATGGTTTCGCGGGCGCAGGCGATTGCGAACCGCACCGGTGGATCGGTCGCTCTGGTGGCTGATCCAGGCGAAGCCGTCGCGGATGCCGACGTGGTCGTGACCGACACCTGGGTCTCGATGGGCAAGGAGCAGGAGAAGGAGGCACGCATCGCCGCGTTCGGCTCCTACTCCGTCACTCCCGATCTCCTCGCCCAGGCCAAGCCCGACGCGATCGTGATGCACTGCCTGCCCGCCTATCGGGGCTTGGAGATCGCCGCCGACGTGATTGACGGCCCGCAGAGCGTGGTCTGGGACGAGGCCGAGAATCGTCGCCATGCTCAGAAGGCAATCATCGCGTGGCTGCTACACCACTACGCGACCCCGCTGGGGGCTGACGAGTGA
- a CDS encoding acetylornithine transaminase produces the protein MTEQQTWQDRYSVSLINAFGPPKLELVRGAGAHVWDSEGNEYVDFLGGIAVNALGHAHPALVEAVTTQLKTLGHISNFFTSEPQIELAERLVGLLGAPAKVFFTNSGGEANECAYKLTRLTGRTKIVATEGAFHGRTMGALSLTYKPAYREPFAPLPGEVVFVPYGDVAALEAAVDDRTAALILEPIQGEAGVVVPPAGYLEHARKVTRDHGALLWLDEVQTGIGRTGDWFAHTRDAITPDLVTIAKGLGGGIPIGACLAVGDAAELIQPGNHGTTFGGNPVACAAALTVLDVIESEDLLTEARVKGHDLRVRLAEQPSVTDVSGAGLLLGVGLDGVDGPTFVAAAQRAGFLINATGPDRLRMAPPLVIADDDIAALIDAWPVIVESAVERSRDQGASR, from the coding sequence ATGACCGAGCAGCAAACCTGGCAGGACCGCTATTCCGTCTCGCTTATCAACGCCTTCGGGCCACCGAAACTCGAGCTCGTACGCGGCGCCGGGGCGCATGTGTGGGACAGCGAGGGCAACGAGTACGTCGACTTCCTGGGCGGCATCGCCGTCAACGCACTTGGCCACGCCCATCCCGCGCTCGTCGAGGCTGTCACAACCCAACTCAAGACCCTCGGTCACATCTCCAACTTCTTCACCAGCGAACCGCAGATCGAGCTCGCCGAGCGACTTGTGGGCCTGCTCGGTGCGCCCGCGAAGGTGTTCTTCACCAACTCCGGAGGGGAGGCGAACGAGTGTGCCTACAAGCTCACCCGGCTGACCGGGCGTACGAAGATCGTGGCCACTGAAGGTGCGTTCCACGGCCGCACGATGGGCGCGTTGTCGCTGACCTACAAGCCCGCGTACCGGGAGCCGTTCGCGCCGTTGCCCGGCGAGGTCGTCTTCGTGCCGTACGGCGACGTCGCCGCGCTCGAAGCCGCCGTCGACGATCGGACCGCTGCGCTGATCCTGGAGCCGATCCAGGGCGAGGCCGGCGTCGTCGTACCGCCCGCGGGCTATTTGGAGCACGCCCGGAAGGTCACTCGAGACCACGGTGCGCTGCTGTGGCTCGACGAGGTGCAGACCGGCATCGGGCGTACGGGCGACTGGTTCGCGCACACCCGAGACGCCATCACCCCCGACCTCGTCACGATCGCGAAGGGGCTCGGCGGTGGCATCCCGATCGGCGCCTGCCTCGCGGTCGGCGACGCGGCGGAACTCATCCAACCCGGCAACCACGGCACCACGTTCGGTGGCAACCCGGTGGCGTGCGCCGCTGCGTTGACCGTCCTCGACGTCATCGAGTCTGAGGACCTGCTCACCGAAGCGCGGGTGAAGGGCCACGACCTGCGCGTACGCCTGGCCGAACAGCCCAGCGTGACGGATGTGTCGGGCGCGGGTCTGTTGCTCGGCGTGGGACTCGACGGCGTCGACGGACCCACCTTCGTGGCCGCCGCCCAGCGGGCCGGCTTCCTGATCAATGCGACAGGGCCGGACCGGCTCCGGATGGCACCCCCCCTCGTGATCGCCGACGACGACATCGCGGCACTGATCGACGCGTGGCCCGTTATCGTCGAGTCGGCGGTCGAGCGGAGTCGAGACCAAGGAGCATCCCGATGA